In Mercurialis annua linkage group LG5, ddMerAnnu1.2, whole genome shotgun sequence, a single genomic region encodes these proteins:
- the LOC126682373 gene encoding uncharacterized protein LOC126682373, giving the protein MESMVDPFLLEALQNPRHRLTILRMELDIQRFLQNPDQQQFEFQHFPTSYLRLAAHRVAQHYGLITMVQDNGFDGLVNKILVKKIIESRYPAVRLCDIPAKQLEKDKPEQVKIVIRPRPDKGFMNESDEFGVKRSPMRSVEERKEEYDRARARIFSGPTSPNSDNIVSQVLTDRKPTCPSNDEHEGCRNCASDLEKSIFSKDRVAIFRDREKDRTDPDYDRSYERYVRSLPTNQSFNLAPMNMQRIQLPFLQYDTGFAQLGQMQNLLSYQQPGASPVVCAVGSNQRLRDPAAVQWPSASKIYAHSYEQFRHAVFQPPFCQQPLSFDYAQKLR; this is encoded by the exons ATGGAATCAATGGTGGATCCTTTCTTACTCGAGGCTCTCCAGAACCCACGTCATCGTCTCACCA TTTTGAGGATGGAACTTGATATTCAGAGGTTTCTACAGAACCCTGATCAACAGCAATTTGAATTCCAACATTTTCCTACTTCGTACCTTAGGCTTGCAGCTCACCGTGTTGCTCAACACTATGGGTTGATAACCATGGTACAGGATAATGGCTTTGATGGTCTGGTAAACAAAATTCTGGTGAAGAAAATAATAGAAAGCAGATATCCTGCTGTGCGTTTATGTGACATACCTGCTAAACAGCTGGAAAAAGATAAACCTGAGCAGGTTAAAATTGTTATCAGGCCTCGACCGGACAAAGGCTTTATGAATGAATCTGATGAATTTGGAGTTAAAAGAAGTCCTATGAGAAGTGTGGAGGAGAGGAAAGAAGAGTACGATAGGGCACGGGCTCGCATCTTCAGTGGCCCTACCAGTCCCAACTCAGACAATATAGTGTCTCAGGTTTTGACTGATAGAAAACCCACATGCCCAAGCAATGATGAGCATGAAGGTTGCAGGAACTGTGCAAGTGATCTGGAAAAAAGTATTTTCTCCAAGGATCGAGTTGCAATTTTCAGAGATCGGGAGAAGGATCGCACAGACCCAGATTATGATCGGAGTTATGAAAG GTATGTTAGGAGCCTTCCTACGAATCAGAGTTTCAACCTGGCACCAATGAATATGCAGAGGATTCAACTTCCGTTTCTTCAGTATGATACTGGTTTTGCGCAGTTGGGTCAGATGCAAAATTTGCTTAGCTACCAGCAGCCTGGTGCAAGCCCTGTGGTGTGTGCTGTAGGGTCAAATCAAAGATTAAGAGATCCTGCAGCTGTGCAATGGCCAAGTGCTTCAAAGATATATGCACATTCATATGAGCAATTTAGACATGCTGTTTTCCAG CCGCCTTTCTGTCAGCAACCTCTGAGTTTTGATTATGCTCAGAAGCTCCGCTAG